The following coding sequences are from one Devosia neptuniae window:
- the glpD gene encoding glycerol-3-phosphate dehydrogenase, translated as MTEQVDVFVIGGGINGASVARDAVGRGYSVMLAEMHDLASGTSSAATKLVHGGLRYLEHYEFRLVHEALAEREVLWANAPHIIKPLRFVLPHHKGLRPAMVLRAGLAMYDYMGGRRLLPPTKTLDLTRNEVGKPLKPGYRLGFEYSDCWVDDARFVVLNARDAADRGAIVQVRTKVTSARRDAGGWTVELDGEGGRQSVRAKLVVNAAGPWVDSVINGTMGKNGAHNVRLVKGSHIVVNKLYDHDRCYIFQNADGRIIFAIPYEGDFTLIGTTDEDYAGDPKDVAISDRETDYLCAAASEYFAKPVSRGDIVWTYSGVRPLFDDGASAAQEATRDYVLKVDGDAQSGAAINVFGGKLTTSRRLAESVLEKIEGVLGKRGPAWTKVSKLPGGEFEPLSFEAEVRRLHKDYAGMPDGLVRRLMRLYGTKARVILGAAADVGGLGRHFGADLYQAEVDYLMAHEWARVGQDVLWRRTKLGLRMSADEAVELDGYMAG; from the coding sequence ATGACCGAGCAAGTCGATGTGTTTGTGATTGGCGGGGGCATTAATGGCGCCAGCGTTGCCCGCGATGCGGTGGGACGCGGCTATTCGGTGATGCTGGCCGAGATGCATGACCTGGCCTCGGGCACCTCATCGGCGGCGACCAAGCTGGTGCATGGTGGGCTGCGCTATCTCGAGCATTATGAATTCCGGCTGGTGCATGAAGCCCTGGCCGAGCGCGAAGTGCTGTGGGCCAATGCGCCGCACATCATCAAGCCGCTGCGGTTCGTGCTGCCGCATCACAAGGGGCTGCGGCCGGCGATGGTGCTGCGGGCGGGCCTCGCCATGTATGATTATATGGGCGGGCGACGCCTGTTGCCACCGACCAAGACGCTGGACCTGACGCGAAACGAAGTGGGCAAGCCGCTGAAGCCCGGCTATCGGCTGGGGTTTGAATATTCCGATTGCTGGGTGGACGATGCGCGGTTTGTGGTGCTCAACGCGCGCGACGCGGCGGATCGGGGCGCTATTGTGCAGGTGCGGACCAAGGTGACGAGCGCAAGGCGGGATGCCGGTGGCTGGACCGTGGAACTGGATGGCGAAGGTGGGCGCCAGAGCGTGCGGGCCAAGCTGGTGGTCAATGCGGCGGGGCCGTGGGTGGATAGCGTCATCAATGGCACGATGGGCAAGAATGGCGCGCATAATGTGCGGCTGGTCAAAGGCAGCCATATCGTGGTGAACAAGCTATATGACCATGACCGCTGCTATATTTTCCAGAATGCGGATGGGCGGATCATTTTCGCCATTCCCTATGAGGGCGATTTCACGCTGATCGGCACGACCGACGAGGATTATGCCGGCGACCCCAAGGATGTGGCCATTTCGGATCGGGAGACGGATTATCTCTGCGCGGCGGCGAGCGAATATTTCGCCAAGCCGGTGAGCCGGGGCGACATTGTCTGGACCTATTCGGGGGTGCGGCCGCTGTTCGACGATGGGGCGAGCGCGGCGCAGGAAGCCACGCGCGATTATGTGCTCAAGGTGGATGGCGACGCCCAGAGTGGCGCGGCAATCAATGTGTTTGGCGGCAAGCTGACCACATCGCGGCGGCTGGCCGAGTCGGTGCTGGAGAAGATCGAGGGCGTGCTGGGCAAGAGGGGTCCGGCCTGGACCAAGGTGAGCAAGCTGCCGGGCGGGGAATTCGAGCCGCTGTCGTTCGAGGCCGAAGTGCGGCGGCTGCACAAGGATTATGCCGGGATGCCCGATGGGCTGGTGCGGCGGCTGATGCGGCTTTATGGCACAAAGGCGCGGGTGATATTGGGCGCGGCCGCCGATGTCGGCGGGCTGGGGCGGCATTTCGGGGCGGATTTGTATCAGGCCGAGGTGGATTACCTGATGGCCCACGAATGGGCGCGGGTGGGCCAGGATGTGCTGTGGCGGAGGACCAAGCTGGGGCTGCGGATGAGTGCGGATGAGGCGGTGGAATTGGATGGGTATATGGCGGGCTAG